The following are encoded in a window of Psychrobacter sp. P11F6 genomic DNA:
- a CDS encoding NAD(P) transhydrogenase subunit alpha, translating to MKIGVISADIASESRVAITPDAVKKLRKLGFEVVIQSGAGQAAYYADELYQAAGADIASSSAEVITQSRIITTVNDLPAAAIEGLTSGQIVIGMLDPYRNTQLDTYATKGVTAFAMELLPRTLSRAQNMDVLSSQANLAGYKAVLLAANEYSRPFPMFMTSAGTVKPAKVVILGVGVAGLQAIATAKRLGAVVEASDLRPTAREQVESLGGKWLDVPMSAEEAETAKSTGGYAWTPSEQYVKDQAAVVDKALSNADIVITTAQIPGRNAPRLVHGATLAKMKAGSVLIDMAAGTGGNVEGSVPNETITTDNGVRIVGAANIPSMLAAQSSDLYANNLVNFITTLIAPASDDASASDASANLALKLDMEDEIQGALAVTHDSQVRLAKR from the coding sequence ATGAAAATCGGTGTAATCAGTGCAGATATCGCGAGCGAGAGCCGTGTAGCGATAACCCCAGACGCAGTCAAAAAATTGCGTAAGCTTGGGTTTGAAGTCGTCATACAGTCAGGTGCAGGTCAAGCAGCGTACTATGCTGATGAGTTGTATCAGGCTGCAGGTGCCGATATTGCCAGCAGCAGCGCCGAGGTAATCACACAGTCTCGAATTATTACCACCGTCAATGACTTACCTGCTGCAGCTATTGAAGGCTTAACGTCAGGTCAGATCGTCATTGGCATGCTCGACCCATATCGTAATACTCAGCTTGATACTTATGCGACCAAAGGTGTCACTGCCTTTGCGATGGAACTTTTACCTCGTACATTGTCACGCGCACAGAATATGGATGTACTGTCATCGCAAGCCAACCTTGCTGGTTATAAAGCAGTATTGCTAGCGGCCAATGAATACTCGCGTCCTTTCCCGATGTTTATGACCTCAGCTGGTACGGTTAAGCCTGCCAAAGTCGTTATTCTAGGTGTTGGGGTTGCTGGCTTGCAAGCGATTGCGACAGCCAAGCGTTTAGGCGCAGTGGTAGAAGCCAGTGATTTACGTCCAACCGCTCGCGAGCAAGTGGAGTCACTCGGTGGTAAATGGCTGGATGTTCCAATGAGTGCAGAGGAGGCGGAAACAGCCAAATCTACAGGTGGCTATGCGTGGACACCATCTGAGCAATATGTCAAAGATCAAGCGGCTGTCGTAGACAAAGCCTTGAGCAATGCGGATATCGTCATTACCACAGCGCAGATTCCTGGTCGCAATGCCCCGCGTCTGGTACACGGTGCAACCCTTGCCAAAATGAAAGCAGGTTCCGTGCTAATCGATATGGCTGCTGGTACTGGTGGTAATGTTGAGGGCAGTGTGCCTAATGAGACCATTACTACAGACAACGGCGTACGTATCGTTGGTGCTGCCAACATCCCATCGATGCTCGCCGCGCAGTCTTCAGATTTGTATGCCAACAATTTGGTTAACTTTATCACCACATTAATTGCGCCTGCTAGCGATGACGCGTCAGCAAGTGACGCATCAGCTAATTTGGCACTTAAATTAGACATGGAAGACGAGATTCAAGGCGCACTGGCAGTGACACATGACAGTCAGGTACGACTAGCCAAACGCTAA
- the iscX gene encoding Fe-S cluster assembly protein IscX codes for MTPQKLKWTDSLDIAIELYEKFPETDPQYIRFTDLHRWVTELEGFDDDPQKSNEGILEAIQMNWIDEAD; via the coding sequence ATGACCCCGCAAAAATTAAAATGGACAGACAGCTTAGATATCGCTATTGAGCTGTATGAGAAGTTTCCAGAGACCGATCCGCAGTACATCCGTTTTACTGATTTACATCGCTGGGTGACTGAGCTTGAAGGTTTTGATGATGATCCACAAAAATCAAACGAAGGTATCTTGGAAGCCATTCAGATGAATTGGATTGATGAAGCAGATTAG
- the dapE gene encoding succinyl-diaminopimelate desuccinylase translates to MSDFNKQTIHQQQNRQQQTLDLSIALLERPSVTPDDDGCQDILSKRLSQAGFDCEFMYFGDRDQSGEHAEVKNLWARRGTTDPVICFAGHTDVVPTGDEKNWTYPPFTPTIADGYLWARGAADMKTGIAAFTVAAERFVANYPEHNGSIAFLITSDEEGPSINGTVKVIETLEGRQEKITYCLVGEPSSTDTLGDIIKNGRRGSLGAELTVTGKQGHVAYPHLACNPIHATMIALAELTAATWDSGNDYFPATSLQISNINSGTGATNVIPETLKVIFNFRFSTETTEDELKAKTHAIFDKYFTNSKASYDIHWKLSGQPFLTPEGKLVSACQKAIKKVTDTDTTLSTSGGTSDGRFIAPTGAQVVELGVRNATIHQVDEKVEVDDLGKLAQIYEGILENLLLN, encoded by the coding sequence ATGTCGGACTTTAATAAACAAACCATTCATCAACAACAAAACCGTCAGCAGCAAACGCTAGATTTAAGTATTGCGCTACTTGAACGTCCCTCCGTCACCCCAGATGATGATGGCTGTCAAGACATCTTGTCAAAACGATTATCACAAGCTGGATTTGACTGCGAATTTATGTATTTTGGCGATAGAGATCAAAGCGGCGAACATGCAGAAGTCAAAAATCTATGGGCACGCCGTGGCACCACTGATCCAGTTATTTGTTTTGCTGGTCATACCGACGTCGTGCCTACGGGTGATGAAAAAAATTGGACGTATCCGCCATTTACCCCGACCATCGCTGATGGTTACCTATGGGCTCGCGGTGCGGCTGACATGAAAACGGGGATTGCGGCTTTTACCGTCGCTGCCGAGCGTTTCGTCGCTAATTATCCTGAGCACAATGGTTCGATTGCTTTTTTAATCACCTCAGATGAAGAAGGCCCGTCAATCAATGGTACAGTCAAAGTCATTGAAACCTTGGAAGGGCGTCAAGAAAAGATCACCTATTGCTTGGTTGGCGAACCATCAAGTACCGATACGCTAGGCGATATCATTAAAAATGGTCGTCGTGGCTCATTGGGTGCAGAGCTTACCGTTACTGGTAAGCAAGGTCATGTGGCTTATCCTCATTTAGCTTGCAACCCTATTCATGCAACGATGATAGCTTTGGCAGAACTGACTGCCGCTACTTGGGATAGTGGCAATGACTACTTCCCTGCGACTTCACTGCAAATCTCTAATATCAATAGCGGTACAGGTGCCACCAACGTCATTCCTGAGACGTTAAAAGTTATCTTCAATTTCCGCTTTTCTACGGAAACGACTGAAGATGAGCTAAAAGCAAAAACGCACGCTATCTTTGACAAATACTTTACTAATAGTAAGGCCAGTTATGATATCCATTGGAAATTATCTGGTCAGCCGTTTTTGACTCCTGAAGGTAAGTTGGTTTCTGCCTGTCAAAAAGCCATCAAAAAGGTAACCGATACTGACACGACACTATCTACATCAGGTGGTACTTCTGATGGACGCTTTATTGCACCAACGGGTGCACAAGTCGTTGAACTTGGCGTAAGAAATGCGACCATCCATCAAGTTGACGAAAAGGTAGAAGTCGATGACCTAGGCAAGCTTGCGCAGATTTATGAAGGGATTTTAGAGAACTTACTACTAAATTAA
- a CDS encoding 23S rRNA (adenine(2030)-N(6))-methyltransferase RlmJ, translating to MNYKHAYHAGNFADVVKHILLVQLLNQLGQKNKPFYVLDAYGGRGLYSLSSEEARKTGEAKGGIQALLNANTDKAPAAVKDYMEGIKQARFTYDNKVYPGSPWWVAHHIEKNPDAGVRGEAFEAKASEYDALNYQLHKLPIGIQHRDAFEGITAVIPPKEKRGLIFLDPPYEQEHKDFTRLINLLVAAYNKWPQGTYALWFPIKNVEAVELFYKKLKRTEMRRQLVCELNIYPNDVAVGLNGTGLLVINPPWQFDNHAREILRFLQPALKVADAPDLTPDSATNVRWLVGE from the coding sequence ATGAACTATAAACACGCCTACCACGCTGGTAACTTTGCTGATGTGGTTAAACACATTTTATTGGTACAACTCCTTAATCAATTGGGACAAAAAAACAAACCTTTTTATGTGCTTGATGCTTATGGTGGTCGCGGACTGTATTCACTGAGCAGTGAAGAAGCGCGCAAGACAGGTGAGGCCAAAGGTGGTATCCAAGCGTTACTAAATGCCAATACCGACAAGGCACCCGCTGCTGTCAAAGATTATATGGAAGGCATTAAGCAAGCCCGTTTCACTTATGACAATAAAGTCTATCCTGGTTCTCCTTGGTGGGTTGCCCATCATATCGAGAAAAATCCAGATGCGGGCGTGCGCGGTGAAGCTTTTGAAGCCAAAGCTAGCGAATATGATGCGCTAAATTATCAGTTGCACAAGTTACCCATCGGTATACAGCATCGTGATGCCTTTGAAGGTATTACCGCCGTTATTCCACCAAAAGAAAAGCGCGGTCTGATTTTTCTTGATCCGCCTTATGAGCAAGAGCACAAAGATTTTACACGCCTTATAAATCTACTCGTTGCTGCTTATAATAAATGGCCACAAGGCACTTACGCGCTTTGGTTCCCTATTAAGAACGTTGAAGCCGTTGAATTGTTTTACAAAAAACTGAAGCGTACTGAAATGCGCCGCCAGTTGGTTTGTGAGTTGAATATTTATCCAAATGATGTGGCGGTTGGTCTTAACGGTACAGGTTTACTGGTCATCAATCCACCTTGGCAATTTGATAATCATGCACGTGAGATATTACGCTTCTTACAGCCTGCATTAAAAGTGGCTGATGCTCCAGACTTAACGCCTGATAGCGCAACCAATGTACGCTGGCTAGTCGGCGAATAA
- the groL gene encoding chaperonin GroEL (60 kDa chaperone family; promotes refolding of misfolded polypeptides especially under stressful conditions; forms two stacked rings of heptamers to form a barrel-shaped 14mer; ends can be capped by GroES; misfolded proteins enter the barrel where they are refolded when GroES binds): MAKDVKFGIDARKQMMDGVNVLANAVRVTLGPKGRNVVIDKSFGAPTITKDGVSVAKEIELENKFENMGAQLVREVASRTNDVAGDGTTTATVLAQSILQEGMKSVAAGMNPMDLKRGIDKAVRAAVEQIHLLATPADDSKAIAQVGSISANSDTKIGELIAQAMEKVGKQGVITVEEGSSFEDTLEVVEGMQFDRGYISPYFANKQDSLTAEFENPYILLVDKKISNIREIVPLLEQVMQQSKPLLIIAEDVENEALATLVVNNMRGGLKTCAVKAPGFGDRRKAMLEDIATLTGGTVISEEIGLSLETATLEQLGTAKKVTVGKENTVIVDGAGNSADIENRVESIKRQVEESTSDYDKEKLQERMAKLAGGVAVIKVGAATETEMKEKKDRVDDALHATRAAVEEGVVPGGGVALVRAMNALSELRGDNDDQNAGINILRRAMEAPLRQIVTNAGEEASVVVNEVKSGSGNYGYNAASSEYGDMLEMGILDPAKVARSALENAASVAGLMLTTEVMITDLPQGDDGMAGMGGAGGMGGMGGMGGMM, from the coding sequence ATGGCAAAAGACGTAAAATTCGGCATTGATGCCCGTAAACAAATGATGGACGGTGTAAACGTTCTAGCAAACGCTGTACGCGTAACCCTAGGCCCTAAAGGTCGTAACGTGGTTATCGATAAGTCATTTGGCGCGCCTACCATCACTAAAGATGGTGTTTCGGTTGCCAAAGAAATCGAGCTTGAAAATAAATTCGAAAACATGGGCGCTCAATTGGTCCGTGAAGTGGCTAGCCGCACAAATGATGTCGCTGGTGATGGTACGACGACTGCGACTGTATTGGCGCAATCTATCTTGCAAGAAGGCATGAAGTCAGTTGCCGCTGGCATGAACCCAATGGATCTAAAACGCGGTATCGATAAAGCGGTTCGCGCTGCTGTTGAGCAAATTCATTTGCTGGCTACACCAGCTGACGATTCAAAAGCGATTGCTCAAGTTGGTTCTATCTCTGCCAACTCAGACACCAAAATCGGTGAGCTAATTGCTCAAGCGATGGAAAAAGTCGGTAAGCAAGGCGTTATCACTGTTGAAGAAGGTTCAAGCTTTGAAGATACCTTAGAAGTTGTCGAAGGTATGCAGTTTGACCGTGGTTATATCAGCCCATACTTTGCGAATAAGCAAGACAGCTTAACCGCTGAGTTTGAAAACCCATATATCTTGTTGGTTGATAAAAAAATCAGCAATATTCGTGAAATCGTGCCATTACTTGAGCAAGTGATGCAGCAGAGCAAGCCATTGCTAATCATCGCTGAAGACGTAGAAAACGAAGCATTGGCGACATTGGTTGTCAACAACATGCGTGGCGGCTTAAAAACTTGTGCCGTAAAAGCACCAGGTTTCGGCGATCGTCGTAAAGCTATGTTAGAAGACATCGCTACCCTAACTGGCGGTACTGTGATTTCTGAAGAGATTGGTCTAAGTTTAGAGACTGCTACTCTTGAGCAACTTGGTACGGCTAAAAAAGTCACTGTCGGTAAAGAAAATACCGTGATCGTTGATGGCGCTGGTAACTCTGCTGACATCGAAAATCGCGTTGAATCTATTAAACGTCAAGTTGAAGAATCAACGTCTGATTACGATAAAGAGAAGCTTCAAGAGCGTATGGCTAAACTGGCAGGCGGTGTTGCCGTTATCAAAGTTGGCGCTGCGACTGAAACTGAAATGAAAGAGAAGAAAGACCGTGTTGACGATGCGCTACATGCGACTCGTGCAGCGGTTGAAGAAGGCGTTGTACCTGGTGGTGGTGTAGCCTTGGTTCGTGCAATGAATGCATTGTCTGAGCTACGTGGTGACAACGATGACCAAAACGCGGGTATCAATATCTTACGTCGCGCAATGGAAGCACCATTACGTCAAATCGTTACCAACGCTGGCGAAGAAGCATCAGTAGTAGTAAACGAAGTGAAGAGTGGCAGCGGTAACTACGGTTACAACGCAGCTTCTAGCGAATACGGTGATATGCTAGAGATGGGTATTCTTGATCCAGCTAAAGTAGCTCGTTCAGCGCTAGAAAATGCAGCATCTGTTGCAGGCCTAATGCTAACGACCGAAGTCATGATTACTGATTTGCCACAAGGTGATGACGGTATGGCTGGCATGGGCGGTGCTGGTGGAATGGGCGGTATGGGTGGAATGGGCGGCATGATGTAA
- a CDS encoding NAD(P)(+) transhydrogenase (Re/Si-specific) subunit beta produces the protein MNDFSAMIAANADWFYLVGAILFVLTLRGLSSPKTAIRGNRFGMVAMAIAVVTTFFLAEGPVLWLIIGAMILGALVGMWKAKTVAMTQMPETVALMHSFVGLAAVAIALATVLHTEQQHGAVARVELFIGCFIGAITFSASVFAFGKLAAKSWAKTLVGGWVKPVQALLFIAMIAFGGVYFVTDSLPAFYAMAVIAVIFGWMWIAPIGGGDMPVVVSLLNSFSGWAAAGIGFTLGNSMLIIAGSLVGSSGAILSYIMCKAMNRSLLNVLFGGMGTGAVAAGADDGAPKNYKAGSAEDAGFLMANASSVVIVPGYGMAQGRAQNAVKELYELLKEEGVNVRFAIHPVAGRMPGHMNVLLAEADVPYDDILEMDEINSDFASTDVVLVIGANDVVNPSAKDDPSSPIFGMPILEVTKAQTVMVIKRSMNTGYAGLDNSLFYMDKTMMIFGDAKKMVEEMVRSINGAGH, from the coding sequence ATGAATGATTTCTCAGCAATGATTGCGGCAAATGCGGATTGGTTCTATCTGGTCGGCGCTATCCTTTTCGTTTTAACCTTACGTGGTTTATCCAGCCCTAAGACCGCTATCCGTGGTAACCGCTTTGGTATGGTGGCGATGGCGATTGCGGTCGTCACGACATTCTTCTTAGCAGAAGGCCCTGTCCTTTGGTTGATTATCGGTGCGATGATTTTGGGTGCTCTCGTCGGCATGTGGAAGGCAAAGACGGTTGCAATGACTCAAATGCCGGAAACCGTTGCTTTAATGCATTCCTTTGTCGGTTTAGCTGCGGTCGCCATTGCATTGGCAACGGTACTGCATACGGAACAACAGCATGGCGCGGTTGCGCGAGTTGAGCTGTTTATTGGTTGTTTCATCGGTGCGATTACCTTTTCAGCCTCGGTCTTTGCCTTTGGTAAATTGGCAGCGAAAAGCTGGGCGAAGACACTGGTCGGCGGCTGGGTAAAACCTGTCCAAGCGCTACTATTCATTGCGATGATTGCTTTCGGTGGCGTGTATTTCGTCACTGACTCATTACCAGCGTTTTATGCGATGGCAGTGATTGCCGTGATATTTGGTTGGATGTGGATTGCGCCGATCGGTGGCGGTGATATGCCAGTGGTTGTCTCGCTATTGAACTCGTTCTCAGGTTGGGCAGCGGCAGGAATTGGTTTCACCCTCGGCAACTCGATGCTCATTATCGCAGGGTCGCTCGTCGGTTCATCAGGCGCGATTTTATCTTATATCATGTGTAAAGCCATGAACCGCTCATTACTCAACGTCTTATTTGGCGGTATGGGTACAGGAGCTGTGGCAGCAGGCGCTGATGATGGCGCACCGAAGAACTATAAGGCAGGATCAGCAGAAGATGCCGGCTTCTTGATGGCCAATGCCAGTAGTGTGGTTATTGTTCCGGGTTACGGCATGGCGCAAGGTCGTGCACAGAACGCGGTTAAAGAGTTGTATGAGTTGCTAAAAGAAGAAGGCGTGAATGTACGCTTTGCGATTCATCCAGTCGCTGGTCGTATGCCAGGTCACATGAACGTACTGTTGGCTGAAGCGGACGTACCTTATGATGATATTTTAGAGATGGATGAGATCAACTCAGACTTCGCGAGTACGGATGTGGTCTTGGTTATCGGTGCAAATGATGTGGTCAACCCCTCTGCAAAAGATGATCCATCGTCGCCAATCTTTGGTATGCCGATTCTAGAAGTCACTAAAGCCCAAACGGTCATGGTCATCAAGCGCTCAATGAATACCGGTTATGCAGGGCTTGATAATAGTCTGTTCTACATGGATAAAACCATGATGATCTTTGGCGATGCGAAGAAGATGGTTGAAGAGATGGTTCGCAGTATTAACGGCGCTGGTCATTAA
- a CDS encoding proton-translocating transhydrogenase family protein, producing MSSTPFVAIFTVFVLAIFVGYYVVWGVTPALHTPLMAVTNALSSIVIVGAMLQTVTIDGSVFTPTSILGAFAVFLASINIFGGFAVTERMLAMFKPKVKKAPVATTDVGGDA from the coding sequence ATGAGTAGCACCCCATTTGTAGCGATTTTTACCGTATTTGTACTCGCTATTTTTGTCGGATATTACGTCGTTTGGGGCGTCACGCCTGCATTGCACACACCATTAATGGCTGTCACCAACGCACTATCGAGTATCGTCATCGTCGGTGCCATGCTACAGACCGTCACTATTGACGGCTCTGTCTTTACACCGACCAGTATCCTTGGCGCTTTTGCCGTATTCTTAGCCAGTATCAATATCTTCGGTGGCTTTGCCGTGACTGAGCGTATGCTTGCGATGTTTAAACCGAAAGTAAAAAAAGCACCAGTAGCAACCACTGATGTTGGAGGTGACGCATGA
- a CDS encoding co-chaperone GroES, which translates to MMNIRPLHDRIVVRRIEEETKTAGGILLPGSAQEKPSQGEVLATGNGQIRDNGETRALDVKTGDKVLFGQYAGQTVKVDGEELLIMKESDVLGVLEG; encoded by the coding sequence TTGATGAATATTCGTCCTTTACATGATCGCATCGTTGTCCGCCGTATAGAAGAAGAAACAAAAACGGCTGGTGGTATCTTGCTTCCTGGTTCTGCTCAAGAAAAACCTTCACAAGGTGAAGTGCTAGCAACTGGTAACGGTCAGATTCGTGACAACGGCGAAACTCGCGCGTTAGATGTAAAAACTGGCGACAAAGTCTTGTTCGGTCAATATGCTGGTCAAACCGTGAAAGTTGACGGCGAAGAACTATTGATTATGAAAGAATCTGATGTATTGGGTGTGTTAGAAGGCTAG
- the yaaA gene encoding peroxide stress protein YaaA — protein MYFLLSPAKSLNEKDAVPVNLDKYYSQPELIKHAQALMKNLKSKEPIDLQELMSISDDLAQLNAKRNQEWRWSNDKPFTLDNAKPAGYLFDGDVYTGLDMYHMDKDTAIYVNKHLGILSGLYGVLKPLDLIQPYRLEMGTKLKNERGDNLYEFWGEKVTAIINARMADSDDNILINLASNEYFKVVKKKALNAEVITPRFEDEKNGQYKVISFYAKKARGLMVKYAADNKLTNTEQLKQFDLTGYYYCEEASDDKTWTFRRDAASQ, from the coding sequence ATGTATTTTTTACTTTCCCCTGCCAAATCTTTAAATGAGAAAGATGCGGTGCCAGTGAACTTAGACAAATATTATAGTCAACCAGAGCTCATCAAACATGCGCAAGCATTGATGAAAAACTTAAAATCAAAAGAACCGATTGATTTACAAGAACTGATGAGCATATCTGATGATTTGGCACAGCTCAATGCCAAGCGCAATCAAGAGTGGCGTTGGAGCAACGATAAGCCCTTTACTTTAGACAATGCCAAACCTGCAGGTTATTTATTCGATGGCGATGTTTATACTGGACTTGATATGTATCACATGGATAAAGACACCGCCATTTACGTCAATAAGCACCTGGGTATCTTGTCTGGATTATATGGCGTACTGAAACCGCTCGATTTAATTCAACCCTATCGTTTAGAGATGGGTACCAAACTGAAAAATGAACGTGGTGATAACCTTTATGAGTTTTGGGGCGAGAAAGTAACTGCCATTATTAATGCACGTATGGCAGATAGTGATGATAATATTTTGATTAATCTGGCGTCAAATGAATATTTCAAAGTGGTCAAGAAGAAAGCGCTGAATGCGGAAGTTATCACGCCACGATTTGAAGATGAAAAGAATGGTCAATACAAAGTGATTAGCTTCTATGCCAAAAAAGCACGTGGACTGATGGTGAAGTATGCTGCTGATAATAAGCTGACCAATACTGAGCAGCTAAAGCAATTTGATTTGACGGGATATTATTACTGTGAAGAGGCTTCTGATGATAAAACGTGGACGTTTAGACGGGATGCAGCCAGTCAGTAG
- a CDS encoding 2OG-Fe(II) oxygenase, translated as MTEIISNLDVTKLVIDHPIGEDNPPLLFPHSDDPSQKPLTQRLLQQSDFDISWQDKLTDTQLDIFVDDGWIIIDEVFETKALLALQAESGFIDYRDAELTAGIRVSDIRGDRIRWITENFFAGFYYLQSINALASLFNRSLFAGIRHSEAHYVCYPVGFGYQWHSDNPAGRDERVISAVFYLNDEWEPTDGGALEIIDKHGVHHNVMPVANRLVIFDSDLKHQVQIAQRQRYSIATWMRRDGLVPFVEDNI; from the coding sequence ATGACAGAGATTATTAGCAATCTTGATGTGACAAAGTTGGTGATTGATCATCCAATAGGAGAAGATAATCCACCATTATTATTTCCTCATAGCGACGACCCAAGCCAAAAACCACTGACTCAGCGCCTATTACAACAGTCTGATTTCGATATCAGTTGGCAAGACAAGCTGACTGATACACAACTGGATATATTCGTTGATGATGGTTGGATCATTATTGATGAGGTCTTTGAAACAAAAGCGCTGTTAGCCTTGCAAGCAGAGAGTGGTTTTATTGACTATCGTGATGCAGAGCTGACGGCTGGTATTCGTGTCAGTGATATTCGCGGTGATCGCATCCGCTGGATTACGGAAAATTTCTTTGCTGGGTTTTATTATTTGCAAAGTATCAATGCGCTTGCTAGCTTATTTAATCGCAGTTTATTTGCTGGTATTCGTCACAGTGAAGCGCATTATGTTTGCTATCCGGTGGGGTTTGGCTACCAATGGCATAGTGACAATCCAGCTGGGCGTGATGAACGCGTTATCTCTGCGGTGTTTTATCTCAATGATGAATGGGAACCAACTGACGGCGGCGCACTAGAAATCATTGATAAACATGGCGTTCATCATAACGTCATGCCTGTCGCCAATAGATTGGTGATATTTGACAGTGACCTAAAACATCAAGTGCAAATTGCCCAGCGGCAGCGTTATTCTATCGCCACTTGGATGCGCCGCGATGGTTTAGTCCCCTTTGTTGAAGACAATATTTAA
- a CDS encoding GyrI-like domain-containing protein → MTSQIKELPEAITCQGISVRTTNNAEISEDTAKLGRLWQKFYQNHASDLPKGEDIYGVYHNYESDDLVGAFDVVASWKVASEQEPSDSENMSKAANLVTVDIPAGKYIVFSEQGRMPYTVMNAWEKAWTYFNDRSCEHTRTFDVDFEHYIGGNLEYGQVDLYIGIE, encoded by the coding sequence ATGACGTCACAAATTAAAGAGTTGCCTGAAGCAATAACTTGTCAAGGTATTAGCGTTCGTACGACCAATAACGCTGAGATTAGCGAAGACACGGCGAAACTGGGTCGTTTATGGCAAAAGTTTTACCAAAACCATGCCAGTGATCTGCCTAAAGGCGAAGACATTTATGGTGTCTATCATAACTATGAGAGCGATGATTTGGTCGGCGCTTTTGACGTGGTTGCCAGTTGGAAAGTAGCCAGTGAGCAAGAGCCATCAGACAGTGAAAATATGTCTAAGGCTGCAAACCTAGTAACAGTAGATATTCCTGCAGGAAAGTATATAGTATTCTCTGAGCAGGGTAGAATGCCATACACGGTGATGAATGCTTGGGAAAAGGCTTGGACCTATTTTAATGATCGCAGCTGTGAACATACCCGAACTTTTGATGTCGATTTTGAGCATTATATCGGTGGTAATCTAGAGTATGGTCAAGTTGATCTCTATATTGGTATTGAGTAA
- a CDS encoding acyl-CoA thioesterase, translating into MNMLLRFFIMVSLLKQQLKQQSTSETISIESLMAPTVRHYRVLLHDMGFRNHLPNYRYLSFIELNVTRWLMACCHQKGIKPLNWVIAMQEMVYLKEIKFLDKMTVISTLVGWDKKYVYFETRFFVKNQLMGVGMTKFVLTNKKGKCAPEILDMIGERLNEVIDSWNQHQVAIKSAKSAETSKTTSAV; encoded by the coding sequence ATGAATATGTTACTGCGTTTTTTTATTATGGTCAGTTTGCTCAAGCAACAGCTCAAGCAGCAATCGACGAGTGAGACAATTAGTATAGAGTCATTGATGGCACCCACTGTTCGCCATTATCGAGTGTTGCTGCATGATATGGGCTTTCGGAATCATCTGCCTAATTATCGTTATCTGTCTTTTATTGAGCTAAACGTTACTCGCTGGCTGATGGCTTGCTGTCATCAAAAAGGTATTAAGCCATTAAATTGGGTTATCGCCATGCAAGAAATGGTTTATCTGAAAGAAATTAAATTTTTAGATAAAATGACGGTGATTAGCACGCTTGTTGGCTGGGATAAAAAATACGTTTATTTTGAAACACGCTTTTTTGTAAAAAACCAGCTGATGGGCGTTGGTATGACTAAGTTTGTATTGACCAATAAAAAAGGCAAATGTGCGCCAGAGATATTGGATATGATAGGCGAGCGGTTGAATGAGGTCATTGATTCTTGGAATCAGCATCAAGTGGCGATTAAATCTGCCAAATCTGCTGAAACGAGTAAAACGACAAGTGCTGTATAA